A part of Populus alba chromosome 8, ASM523922v2, whole genome shotgun sequence genomic DNA contains:
- the LOC118062530 gene encoding transmembrane emp24 domain-containing protein p24delta9 isoform X1: MITPRLNLYLLVIITVIGLLSSPSKSLRFELESGHTKCIAEDIKSNSMTVGKYSIVNPHDSQPFPESHKLTVRVTSSYGNSYHYSERVESGQFAFTAAEAGDYMACFWAADHKPTVILTVDFDWKTGVAAKDWSNVAKKGSVDVMEMELKKMYDTVISIQEEMNYLREREDEMQGLNTSTNVKMAWLSFLSIIVCLSVAGLQVWHLKTFFQKKKLI, translated from the exons ATGATTACCCCAAGACTCAACCTTTATCTCCTTGTAATAATTACTGTAATTGGGCTTTTATCATCTCCATCAAAATCACTCCGTTTCGAGCTAGAGTCAGGACACACGAAATGCATAGCAGAAGACATCAAAAGCAATTCTATGACTGTTGGAAAGTACAGCATTGTTAACCCCCATGATAGCCAGCCCTTTCCAGAATCACATAAACTCACTGTCAGG GTGACATCGAGTTATGGGAATAGTTATCATTATTCAGAGCGTGTGGAATCGGGGCAGTTTGCTTTCACGGCGGCGGAAGCAGGGGATTACATGGCGTGTTTTTGGGCGGCGGATCATAAGCCAACTGTGATTCTGACTGTTGATTTTGACTGGAAGACTGGTGTGGCTGCTAAGGATTGGTCTAATGTTGCCAAGAAAGGCTCTGTGGAT GTTATGGAAATGGAGCTGAAGAAAATGTATGACACAGTCATTTCCATTCAAGAGGAAATGAATTATCTCCGTGAAAG AGAAGACGAAATGCAAGGTCTGAACACATCTACTAATGTAAAGATGGCCTGGTTGAGTTTTCTTTCGATTATTGTATGTTTATCAGTGGCAGGCTTGCAAGTGTGGCACTTGAAGACCTTTTTCCAGAAAAAGAAgctcatttaa
- the LOC118062530 gene encoding transmembrane emp24 domain-containing protein p24delta9 isoform X2 translates to MITPRLNLYLLVIITVIGLLSSPSKSLRFELESGHTKCIAEDIKSNSMTVGKYSIVNPHDSQPFPESHKLTVRVTSSYGNSYHYSERVESGQFAFTAAEAGDYMACFWAADHKPTVILTVDFDWKTGVAAKDWSNVAKKGSVDVMEMELKKMYDTVISIQEEMNYLRERRNARSEHIY, encoded by the exons ATGATTACCCCAAGACTCAACCTTTATCTCCTTGTAATAATTACTGTAATTGGGCTTTTATCATCTCCATCAAAATCACTCCGTTTCGAGCTAGAGTCAGGACACACGAAATGCATAGCAGAAGACATCAAAAGCAATTCTATGACTGTTGGAAAGTACAGCATTGTTAACCCCCATGATAGCCAGCCCTTTCCAGAATCACATAAACTCACTGTCAGG GTGACATCGAGTTATGGGAATAGTTATCATTATTCAGAGCGTGTGGAATCGGGGCAGTTTGCTTTCACGGCGGCGGAAGCAGGGGATTACATGGCGTGTTTTTGGGCGGCGGATCATAAGCCAACTGTGATTCTGACTGTTGATTTTGACTGGAAGACTGGTGTGGCTGCTAAGGATTGGTCTAATGTTGCCAAGAAAGGCTCTGTGGAT GTTATGGAAATGGAGCTGAAGAAAATGTATGACACAGTCATTTCCATTCAAGAGGAAATGAATTATCTCCGTGAAAG ACGAAATGCAAGGTCTGAACACATCTACTAA
- the LOC118062355 gene encoding serine/threonine-protein kinase VIK, which translates to MSSETPSSVADTSAAGISSSSSLSSSSSTAGKQKEKARVSRTSLILWHAHQNDAAAVRKLLEEDPSLVSARDYDKRTPLHVASLHGWIDVTKCLIEFGADVNAQDRWKNTPLADAEGAKKHSMIELLKSYGGLSYGQNGSHFEPKPVPPPLTNKCDWEIEPSELDFSNSNIIGKGSFGEILKASWRGTPVAVKRILPSLSDDRLVIQDFRHEVNLLVKLRHPNIVQFLGAVTERKPLMLITEYLRGGDLHQYLKEKGALSPSTAINFALDMARGMACLHNEPNVIVHRDLKPRNVLLVNSNADHLKVGDFGLSKLIKVQNSHDVYKMTGETGSYRYMAPEVFKHRKYDKKVDVFSFAMILYEMLEGEPPFSNFEPYEAAKYVAEGHRPTFRSKGFNVFELRELTDQCWAADMNRRPTFLEILKRLEKIKENLPTDHHWHIFNP; encoded by the exons ATGAGCTCCGAGACTCCATCCTCCGTCGCCGACACTTCCGCGGCTGGAATTTCTTCTTCATCGTCGTTGTCTTCGTCGTCTTCGACGGCAGGCAAGCAGAAGGAGAAGGCGAGAGTGAGCAGGACGTCTTTGATACTGTGGCACGCCCATCAAAACGACGCCGCTGCCGTCCGGAAGCTTCTAGAGGAAGATCCATCTCTCGTTAGTGCTAGGGATTACGATAAACGGACTCCACTCCACGTGGCATCTCTCCATGGATGGATCGATGTCACTAAGTGCTTGATTGAGTTTGGCGCCGATGTCAACGCCCAAGATCGCTGGAAAAACACG CCACTAGCTGATGCGGAAGGAGCTAAAAAGCACAGCATGATTGAACTCTTAAAATCATACGGTGGCTTGTCATAT GGACAAAATGGAAGCCATTTTGAACCAAAGCCTGTTCCACCCCCCCTAACAAATAAGTGTGACTGGGAAATTGAACCTTCTGAGCTGGACTTCTCTAACTCAAACATTATTGGAAAG GGATCTTTTGGTGAGATTTTGAAAGCATCTTGGCGTGGAACACCAGTAGCTGTTAAACGCATTCTTCCATCCCTCTCAGACGATAGATTGGTGAT TCAGGACTTCAGGCATGAGGTTAATTTGCTAGTCAAGCTTCGTCATCCTAATATAGTCCAATTTCTGGGAGCAGTCACTGAGAGGAAGCCTCTTATGTTAATTACTGAATATCTGCGAGGG GGTGATCTTCATCAGTACCTCAAGGAAAAGGGCGCGCTAAGTCCATCAACAGCCATAAACTTTGCGTTGGACATGGCCAG AGGCATGGCATGTCTTCACAATGAACCAAATGTCATTGTTCACAGAGACCTAAAACCAAG GAATGTTCTTTTAGTCAACTCCAATGCAGACCATTTGAAAGTTGGAGATTTTGGTCTAAGCAAGCTCATCAAGGTTCAAAACTCTCATGATGTGTACAAAATGACTGGCGAGACAGGAAGTT acCGGTATATGGCTCCTGAAGTTTTCAAGCACCggaaatatgataaaaaagtaGATGTTTTCTCCTTCGCAATGATACTATACGAG ATGCTTGAAGGGGAACCGCCTTTTTCGAATTTTGAGCCTTATGAAGCAGCCAAGTACGTGGCAGAAGGGCATAGACCGACATTTCGTTCCAAAGGATTCAATGTCTTCGAACTCAGAGA ATTGACAGATCAGTGTTGGGCCGCTGACATGAATAGAAGACCTACTTTCTTGGAAATTCTTAAGAGACTTGAAAAGATCAAGGAAAACTTACCGACAGATCATCACTGGCATATATTCAATCCATGA